The genomic segment CTGCAAATAGAGGACTGGACAGTACAAGAATAGAAAGCAGAATAGTCAGGATACCATTGAGCAAAACAATGAAGATATGATCTTCTCTATCTGCAAAATAATGAATAATTTCATAAACACCGTTTATAAACATAATCACTGCGAAAAAAAGTGAAAACGATGCTAAGCTGGTAATCGGACTGATAAACATATAGATACCTGCAATAATGGAAAGGATACCTACTGCCAATGCCGTGAATCGGAATTCTTTTTTCATACCTTCTCCTTTAAGAATTGTATTCCTAATAAAGAAGGTATATGCCGCACCTTATTTTGTCAAGCCGGTGTACATTACATCTTTCTGGAGCCGAATGCTTGTTTAATTGTCTCGGCAAGGTTTTCTACGCGGGAAACTCCTTGTATTGCAGGTTCGGGCTCGTCGCCGTCGCCGGCAGCTGCCGGAACATAAAGCTGGGTAAACCCGAGGCTTTGCGCGGTTTTAATCAGCGGTTTTAAGCGGCGCACCGGACGGATTTCACCGGCAAGACTTAATTCTCCGATAAACGCTTCGTTTTTGTGCGCGGGGATGTCCGTCCGCGCGGAGTAGAGCGCAAGCGCCAAGGCCAAGTCGATTGCCGGTTCCCGCAGTCTAATACCGCCGGCGACATTGATATAGATGTCCTGATCGGAGAACCGCAGGCCTATCCGCTTTTCCAGTACGGCGGCGACGCGGCTAACCCGTGCGGAATCCACCTTGTCGGAGAAAACGCGCGTCATCGTGCCCTTCGCAGGTACCGTAAGAGCCTGAATTTCTACCATAAACACGCGGCTACCTTCAAACACAGGCACGGTGGCAGACCCGGCGGGAAGCTCGCCTTGCCGCTGAATAATAAAAAGGGCGGCAGGATCCTGCACGACAGCCAAGCCTTTTTCATCCATCCTGAAAATCCCCAGCTCGTCCACCGACCCGAAGCGGTTTTTAAGAGCACGGAGAAAGCGGACATCGTCTTCGTTCCGCTCAAAAGAGATAACGGTATCGACGATATGCTCCAACACTTTCGGCCCGGCAATAATGCCTTCCTTTGTTACATGCGCAGTAAGAAAGAGAACCGCATCCCGTTCCTTTACCCACTGCACCAATTCGTTGGCGCAGTATTTCAGCTGATTGATGGTGCCCGGGATGGTTCCTGCCTGAGGAGAAAAAAGGGTTTGTACCGAATCGATGATAACGACAAGAGGATTGATATTGTTTAATACTTTTTCGATATTTTCCACCGAATTAGTGCAGAGTAATTCGATGTTTTTAAGCGGAACCCCCAGCCGGTCTGCCCTGCCGCGTATCTGTCCGGCGGACTCTTCCCCCGACACATAAAGCGTCCGCTGTCCGGCCGCTGCGGCCGCTTGCATCAGTAATGTCGACTTTCCGATACCGGGTTCGCCGCCGATCAATACCGCCGAACGCTTTACCGCGCCGCCGCCGAGCACCCTATCAAATTCCGAAATACCGGTAGTGATGCGGGCGGTATCATGCACCTCAACCTGTTCAAGCGGGACGGGGTGCGCTTCGTCCGTTTGCCGCACGGAGACGGCGCTCGAAGCAAAGCCGGGGGTAAAATCCGCCTCTTGGAACTGCTCCTCAAAGGTATTCCATTCGCCGCAGCCCGGACAGCGCCCAAGCCATTTCGGCTGACTGTACCCGCAGGAGCTGCAGCGGAATATCCGCCCGCCGGCTTTCTTTTTTGCCATGCCCTACTCGTCGTTCCGTTCCGACAGGGTAAGTGTCAGTTTTACGGTCTTATTGCCGCGCAGCACCGTTACCGAAATGCTTTCGTTCGGCTTTTTATCTTCCAACACAGCGTAGTATTCGCTGAGATTATTAACCGCTTGACCGGCAATTTCCGTAATAATGTCGCCGCCGAGGTAGATAACCGCAGCGCGCTTCCCGATACCGTAACGGACGGCGTTTGAACCTCCGCGGAGCCCTGCCTTTTCGGCATTGCTGTCCTTTTGAACGCGGGAAACCAATAAGCCGCGCTGCACCGAAAGCCCTGCATAGTTTGCAATCGAAGCATTCAGCTGCACCAGTTCCGCGTCGATGGATGCGCGCCGCACCTTTCCGTATCTGATAATTTCGGAGACAACTCGTTTTGCCGTGTTGATGGGTACCGCGAAACCGACACCTGCGGAACTGCCCGACGTGGAATAGATCATCGTATTGATGCCGATCATCTTACCGTCGGAGTCAAGAAGCGGCCCGCCGGAATTTCCGGGATTGATGGCCGTATCGGTTTGAATCATATTTTTGATGATGATGTTTTTATCGGTTTGAATCGGGCGGCCTAAAGCGGACACAATACCGACCGTCAGCGTCCGGGTTAAACCGAACGGATTTCCGATTGCCAGAACCCGCTGCCCAACCTTGAGCCCGTCGGAATCGCCGAATTTTATCGTTGTAAGCTGGGTGTTTGCAGGAGGGTCGAATTTAAGCACCGCAAGGTCGTTTTCGCGGTCTACCCCGATAACCTTTGCATTATACTGACTGCCGTCCGAAAGCGACACGAATATCTTTGTTGCATCCTCGATAACATGCGTGTTGGTCAAGATGTAGCCGCGGCTATCGATAATCGAACCCGAGCCCGAACCTCCCTCTTGCGGAACCGGCTCAAGGAACCAATTCACGCCGACCGTTTCCGTGGTGATGTTGACAACCGCATCGTTCGTGTTTTCGTATACCGAAATATTTTGCTTTTCTTCAGCCGTATAGCGGCTCGCCGGTTCGGCAGTATTTGTCAAATAAGGACTTGCCGATTCCGCGGGTTCTAAAACAGCGGCGGCGCTATTACCGGCATCCACAGTTTGTACACCGCTTTGTTGACCGGCGGCAGAACCGCTGTCCGCCAAAGCTTCAAGCTCAGCAGCACTGTCGCTTTGCGGTGTTTTTCCGTGTCCTAAATAAAAGCCCGCACCGTAGGCGGCGAGCGCAATAAAACATCCGACAACAGCTGCGGAAAGAATAAGTTGTTTTCTACTGTAAAGCTTCATAATGCGATCCTCTCCTTATATTTATTCAACATAAATATACAAAAAAAAAGTCT from the Treponema vincentii F0403 genome contains:
- the radA gene encoding DNA repair protein RadA, with protein sequence MAKKKAGGRIFRCSSCGYSQPKWLGRCPGCGEWNTFEEQFQEADFTPGFASSAVSVRQTDEAHPVPLEQVEVHDTARITTGISEFDRVLGGGAVKRSAVLIGGEPGIGKSTLLMQAAAAAGQRTLYVSGEESAGQIRGRADRLGVPLKNIELLCTNSVENIEKVLNNINPLVVIIDSVQTLFSPQAGTIPGTINQLKYCANELVQWVKERDAVLFLTAHVTKEGIIAGPKVLEHIVDTVISFERNEDDVRFLRALKNRFGSVDELGIFRMDEKGLAVVQDPAALFIIQRQGELPAGSATVPVFEGSRVFMVEIQALTVPAKGTMTRVFSDKVDSARVSRVAAVLEKRIGLRFSDQDIYINVAGGIRLREPAIDLALALALYSARTDIPAHKNEAFIGELSLAGEIRPVRRLKPLIKTAQSLGFTQLYVPAAAGDGDEPEPAIQGVSRVENLAETIKQAFGSRKM
- a CDS encoding S1C family serine protease, which translates into the protein MKLYSRKQLILSAAVVGCFIALAAYGAGFYLGHGKTPQSDSAAELEALADSGSAAGQQSGVQTVDAGNSAAAVLEPAESASPYLTNTAEPASRYTAEEKQNISVYENTNDAVVNITTETVGVNWFLEPVPQEGGSGSGSIIDSRGYILTNTHVIEDATKIFVSLSDGSQYNAKVIGVDRENDLAVLKFDPPANTQLTTIKFGDSDGLKVGQRVLAIGNPFGLTRTLTVGIVSALGRPIQTDKNIIIKNMIQTDTAINPGNSGGPLLDSDGKMIGINTMIYSTSGSSAGVGFAVPINTAKRVVSEIIRYGKVRRASIDAELVQLNASIANYAGLSVQRGLLVSRVQKDSNAEKAGLRGGSNAVRYGIGKRAAVIYLGGDIITEIAGQAVNNLSEYYAVLEDKKPNESISVTVLRGNKTVKLTLTLSERNDE